TGATCTGGAAAGCGATTACGTAAACATGCCTTCCAACCAAGAAAGAATCCACCAAGCGCAATGGTAGAGAATAGGCTTGTCACTACAAGGATATTCACAAGGTAATCTGCAAACGTGCCAAATGCAAAGGGAAATGGAAATGCCACATCTTGTATGTGGCAAAGGAAGCTTTATGGCTATCGCTCAGCGTTTTTAGAACCCTTCCTTTGAGTATGTCGTTTGAAATCCCGACAAGAACTTTTTGACCGCTCGATCTACCATTGCAGGTAGCTCGTTGATGTCGTCTGTCGTCACTTCAAGTTCGTAGTTGTTTCCGTGTTTTATTCTGATGGTGTTTGCCATGATTGACGCTTGTTTTGAGTATTATTTAAAATCCCACGCACCCGCAGGGGAGGGAGGTAGAGCCATCACAAATTACGCAACAGTATCCTAACGATCGTTGTTTGCCCTGAACGGCGGCTCTAACGCTTTAGTATTACCTCGTGCCGTGTGTATCTTATGCCTGCCGGGCAGGGCAACGAGGACGATGACGACGAGGAGATCGTCACCCTGGCGGTGAACAGGAGGACGATGGGGGTTATCCGGGACTTTGCTGCAGGCCAGGGCCTCGACGCCAGGATGGTGGACTCGAAGGACAGCAAGAACGTGGTGTCGATGGTGGTGAGGCACGACGGCGGGGAGCACTTTTCCTTCTTTTGCGCCCGGTGCTTTAGCCACTTTTTCAACCTGCTAACGCTAAAGAGGGTCTCTGTGGAGCACGACCCGTCCACCATATTCATCAGGCTGGAGCTGGCAACCGACGAGGTGGACGGCATGAAGCACTACCTCGACGAGGTGCTCGAGGAGATAAAGAGCAGCAAGAGCAGGAAAGAAGAAGAAGAAGCAGCAGCTGCTGCTCCTCCGGCAATGCGCAACAACGCGGACCGGGGAAAGTAAATGGAGAAGGGGCGGCAGCGGCCAGCAATTTGCGCAATGTGCGGAAAGGCCATGGCGTACCCTGCTGCTGCAGCGGTGATAGAGACGCTTGACGGGCTGGACTATGCCTTTGATTCCCGGGACTGCGCGCTCTTGTTCAAAAAGTTCACGAGCCTGTACGGCAAGGACTTCTTTTTCGTCAAGGTTTAGTTAGCTAGTTAGCTAGCTAGCAAGCCTTGCGGGCACTTTGGGGTTGCCAAAGTCCGCGCCCGATGCCGAGTACACCTTGATCGCCTGCCCGTGCTTGATCGTAAATTTCGGGCTCACCAGCTTTATTGTCGCCCTGTACTCGTCTTTCAGGTTTATCAGCTGCTCTGCCAGGCTGTCTGCCAGGAGTATGTGCCTGTCGTCGCCGATGTCCATCACCCTGCGCGCAAGGATGATGCCGGGGCCCCACACGTTCTGGTTGCCGTTGATGTCGGACACCACGAACACCGGGCCTGCGCTCAGCCCTATCCTGACGCCGATGGCCTCCCCGGCGCCGGCGGCGCCCCTGTTAAAAACGCCCAGCTTGCGGTGCAGCTGCATGCTCAGCTGCAGGGGAAGCTCGGGGTTCATCAGAAAGCCGATGGCCATCCCGTCCCCGGTGGGGAGGATTATCCTCTTGTCCCTTGGCGCCTTTGCAACAGCGTCGCAGGAGCTGATGAGCCTGTTGAGGTTCTCTATCTTTTTGATCTGCTTTTCCACTGACAGCGAAGGGTCCGAAAGCCCGACGATGTCTATGAAGAAAAAGCTGGCGTTTACGACGCCGACGGGAATGGCGGCAGGGTGGATCACGCTTGAGCCGTAAATGTCGCTCAGCTTCCTGTACGTTTCAAGGCAGTGCGGGTGGAACGGGGCGTCTTCTGCGTCATAAGCCACCTTGCCCGCGATAGGCTTGTCGCACAGCTTGCATATTGTCATCGCCAGCTCTGCCTGTTCCTGTTCATCCTGCCCAAACGCCAGGGAGCCTTCTTGTGTTATCGAGAACCTTGCCCAGACGGGGTTGTGGTACGTCCCCCTGACTGCAAGCAGCCGCAGGCTCCTTGCAAGCTCTTTTCCCTCGTCCTCAAGCTTTATCTGCAGCGTGCCGTCCAAGAGCGACGCGACGGTGTCAGACAGGTCCCTTGAAGGCGTGGTCGTGAGCGTGACTACTGCCATTGCGCCAGCGTTTCTCAAAGCACTGGCAAGCCCTGCGACAAACTCTAGCACCTCGCTTTCTGAAAAGTGGGGGAGGAGGTGGGTGATAGAGTCGACAGCGACTCTTGCCGGCGCGCCGGAAGAAGCAGCAACAGAGCCGCGCACCTGCTCCAGCAGGACCGCCGCTGCGCCGGCCGGATCCTTTGCTTTTTTTCCGCTCCTGGCAGAGGAAGAGGAGGCGGCGATAGTAGTGGTGGTGGGCGCAACAAACAGCACTACTTCCGCCTCCTGGCTCCCAACCAGTCTTTTGAATTTCTCCTCGGAAAAGAGCGGGTCGAGGCTGACATACACGCAGCGCTCCCCTGCCGCAATCCCGTCGCGCAGAAACTGCATGCAGTACATAGTCTTGCCCGAGCCGGCAGGCCCGGTGAGCAAAAAGGCTCCCCGTGGGAGCGCGCCCTTGAAAAAAACGTGGCGCCGGCCGGGGATCACTTCTTTTTTTTCTTCATCGTGCACGGATTTGACCAAAAGCTGTGTGCCCTCTCTTTCTCTTTCTCGGTATGATCATGAACCGAAACGTCAGCCTTAAACTTTGATCTGCATGGCCTCGATGAGCCTTTCCACCTGCTTTGTGAACGGGTGGCCCGGCTGCACAAGGGCAGTCAGGAACTCCTTCCTGCTGAACTGTATGTCGCAATAGCACGGTATCGAGGAAATGACTTCCATGCCCGTCTTGCCGGCAAGCACGCCGGCAATGTCTGCGCTCCCTTCTTCAATCATCGTCATCCTACCGGCACTGCTGCCCGCAAAACGGGCTTCGGGCACGCAGTAGCCTGCCACCCTGTTCAGCAGCAGGAACGACCTCGTGCCGTACTTTGTCAGCGAGCTGTATATCTCGGAGGCGAGCTTGTTCGTGCCCTCGATGTCAATGTCGCCCATCTTCAGGGTGAGAAAGAGCGCGTCGGCCACGGCAAGCGCGTTGATGGACCAGTACCGTATGCCGGGGCTGGTGTCGATTATGATGTAATCCGGGCCGTAGTTGGAGATGAGCTGCTCGCGCAAGAGTATGAACCTGCGCAGTTGCGACTTTGACGATTCAACCGTGCTGCTGTCCAGCTTGTAGACCTCCTCCTTTCGCATGCTGCAAAAGCCGATCCACAGCTTTCCGCCGTCCCTCATGACGTTCTTTATATCATTATCATGTTTCCGGGTGTATTCGCGGACAGTCTCCGTGACGTCGGTCATGACGTCTTCCACTGCTGCGTCGCCGAGGAGGTAGTCGTTGAGCCACTTTTCTGGCTCGCTTCCAAAATAGGTGTAGAGGCTTGGCGCATAGACGTCAAGGTCAAGGAGCGCCACCTTGAAGCCTTTTTTTGCCAAGAGCGCGGCGCAGTTTGCGGCGATGGTCGTCTTGCCAGTGCCCCCCTTGTAAGAATGAAAGGCGACGCACTTGGTGGCCATATGGCATTGTTACTGCGTCAGGCTACAATATAGCAATTTCCTGCTTTGCTTTTCTTCTCAAGTTTAAATTCTCTTGTTATCTTGTAGTACGCCAGAGTATGACCGACCCGGACGCCCGGCGCCTCTTGTGGTTCCTCTTTGCCGGCTCCCGGGGCGGCGAAAACCGGATCAAGATCATAGGCCTCTTGAAGGAAAGGCCGTACAACACGAACCAGCTTGCAGAGGCGATGGGCCTCGACTACAAGGCCATCCAGCACCACATACACGTGCTGGAGAAAAACAACATGGTCACAAGGGCAGGCGAAAAGTACGGCGTGCTTTACTTCATATCGCCGTACCTTGAGCACAACATCGGCGCGTTTGACGAGGTCAGGGCAGCCATCGACAAGAAAATGGGAAGCAGTAGCAATAAAAGATCTGGAAAAAAGTAAATAAGATGAATCGGTTGCGCTTCAATGTAGTAACAACGCTATGGCAATGCTGATGGACGTTAGCGCGGCTGTGAGCCTGGTAAACATCGGGATACTGGCCGTGCTCCTTGCCATGTACGGGCGCATATACCGCAACACGAGGGCGGTGTTCACGCTCGGCCTCATGTTCTTTGCAGGCATGCTTGTCCTCCACAACGCCATAGCGGTCTATGGATACTTTGCGATGGCCCCACTCTATGCCGAGGCGCTCCTGCCGTACTTCGTGGGCGTGCACATTGCGGAACTTGCCGGCATCGCCACGCTCCTGAAGGTCACGCTCAGGCCGCTCTGACTGGTAATCTGGTGCAGATCTGGAAAAAAGTATATCAGCAAAATCTGCAAAGCACCGCATGAATTAGTGTGGTAGTAGAGACAAGCGTGCTTGTATCCGCGCTTGCAGGCGCAGGTTCGTTCTTTTCGCCGTGCATACTTCCAATACTGCCGGCGTTCATTTCGTACCTTTCTGGCACGACTCTATCGGAGGTGCAGAACCAGAATCGGGACCAAGGTCAGGGTCAGCAGGCATCAGCTGCCGGTGGCGGCTCATCATCGTCATCATCAGTCACGTTAAAGCGCTCTACGCGCCTCAACATCTTTCTCAACACCGTGTATTTCGTGCTGGGCTTTTCGCTCGTTTTTGCGGTGCTCGGCGTCATTTTTAATTCGGTGCTTGCCGGCGCTGGCGCAGGCTTTCAGGGCACGCTGCAGGCAGCCGGCGGCATAGTGATCATCGTTTTTGGAGCCTACCTCATACTCTCCACAAAGATTGCAAAACTCAATTTTGAAAAGCGCATGACAAACCTCCCGAAATTCAAGACCAGCTACATCACTTCGTTTGTCTTTGGGGCGGCGTTTGCGTCGGGGTGGACGCCGTGCGTCGGGCCTATCCTTGGAAGCACGCTTGCCCTTGCCGCAACTTCGCCGGGGGCCGCGTACAATTCGCTCCTTGCTTATGCCATCGGCCTTGGCGTGCCGTTTCTGATAACGGGCGCGTTCTTTTCGCAGGCGACCGGCGTCATCCGCAGGATGGTCAGGCACCTGAAGTATTTCAACCTGATAATGGGAGGCGTGCTCATCCTGCTGGGCATACTGGTGTTCACCAACCAGCTGGCAGCCATTGCCAACTTTCCGCTTGCCGACCAGATAATCAACCTGGAGAGGGGGATTTGATATAATATGAACCGCGACAGCGCAAGCGCCCTTGCCGTGGGCGTCGCGGTGGTGGTGCTCATCGCCGGCTTTGGCTTTTACTTCAACAGCCCCGAGCTGAACAGCAAGGCGTCGGCAGGCCCGGGTGAAATAATCCCGGCAGGCACCGCCAATATTGCAAAAACGCACGCGGACAAGTCGCAATTCAAGCAGGCACCAGAGCTTGCAGGCATCTCCAACTACATCAACTCGCAGCCGTTCAAGCTTGCCGACCTGAAGGGCAAGGTGGTGCTCGTCGATTTCTGGACGTACAGCTGCATCAACTGCATCCGCACTATTCCGTATCTGAACGCGTGGTATGAAAAGTACGCCGACCACGGGCTGGTCATTGTAGGAGTCAGCACGCCTGAGTTTGACTTTGAAAAGAATCCCGAAAACGTCCAGGCCGCGGTGGAAAAGTTCGGGATAAAGTACCCCGTCGTGCAGGACAACGACCGTGGCACGTGGAACGCCTACCAGAACCGCTACTGGCCGCACAAGTTCCTTGTAGACGACGAAGGGTTCGTCCGGTACGACCACATCGGCGAGGGCAGCTACGAGGAGACAGAGCAAGTCATCCAATCGTTGTTGCAAGAGCGCGCGGCAAACCTGGGCCAGAACGCAACCATAAACGCGTCATCATCATCAACAACAACAACCCCTGTCAAGCCAGAGGGCGCGCAGAGCGTCGACTTTGGCAGGATAAACACGCCCGAGCTTTACTTTGGCTACAAGTTTGCCCGCGCAAACCTCGGAAACCCGGAGGGCTTTGACCCCGGCAAGGTGGTGAAATACACGCTGCCGGACGACGTCGACGACATCCAGCCAAACATCATCTACCTTTCCGGCGACTGGCTCAACAACCCCGACAGCATGGAGCTGAAAAGCCACACCGGAAGGATAGTGCTAGAGTACTCGGCCAAGTCCGTCAACATCGTCGCCGGCGGGGCCGGCAAGGCGTACGTGTCAGAAGACGGCCATGCAGTGGGGCCTGACAGGGGCGCCGACGTCAATGAAAATAACATAGCTGACATCAGCGGCCAGCGCCTCTACAACCTTGCGACACACGGGGGCTATGCCCGCCACACTCTTGTCATAGACGTGGTGGGGGAGGGATTCACGGTCTACACCTTTACCTTTGGATAACAACAACAAAGCTTGTCCCGCCCCGTACCCTGATTCCTCGTTTTATGCAAAAATGAGCATGACGGCATTAAATGCCGTTAAATGGCATTATATGGTGATATGTGCCAAATGCCAGCGCGCTCCTTAATTCCAGCTTTGCTTATTAGGCAGCAAAAGGGGAGAGAATGGAAGCTTTCCCGAGCATCCCGTTCTCCCTCCGCGGCGTCGAAAACCGTGTTGCCGGCGCCGCGACTCTCCCCTTTGAAAAATTAATGCCCTTCTGTAATGTTTTGGCGACCCTC
The sequence above is drawn from the Nitrososphaera viennensis EN76 genome and encodes:
- a CDS encoding DUF7504 family protein: MVKSVHDEEKKEVIPGRRHVFFKGALPRGAFLLTGPAGSGKTMYCMQFLRDGIAAGERCVYVSLDPLFSEEKFKRLVGSQEAEVVLFVAPTTTTIAASSSSARSGKKAKDPAGAAAVLLEQVRGSVAASSGAPARVAVDSITHLLPHFSESEVLEFVAGLASALRNAGAMAVVTLTTTPSRDLSDTVASLLDGTLQIKLEDEGKELARSLRLLAVRGTYHNPVWARFSITQEGSLAFGQDEQEQAELAMTICKLCDKPIAGKVAYDAEDAPFHPHCLETYRKLSDIYGSSVIHPAAIPVGVVNASFFFIDIVGLSDPSLSVEKQIKKIENLNRLISSCDAVAKAPRDKRIILPTGDGMAIGFLMNPELPLQLSMQLHRKLGVFNRGAAGAGEAIGVRIGLSAGPVFVVSDINGNQNVWGPGIILARRVMDIGDDRHILLADSLAEQLINLKDEYRATIKLVSPKFTIKHGQAIKVYSASGADFGNPKVPARLAS
- a CDS encoding MinD/ParA family ATP-binding protein, yielding MATKCVAFHSYKGGTGKTTIAANCAALLAKKGFKVALLDLDVYAPSLYTYFGSEPEKWLNDYLLGDAAVEDVMTDVTETVREYTRKHDNDIKNVMRDGGKLWIGFCSMRKEEVYKLDSSTVESSKSQLRRFILLREQLISNYGPDYIIIDTSPGIRYWSINALAVADALFLTLKMGDIDIEGTNKLASEIYSSLTKYGTRSFLLLNRVAGYCVPEARFAGSSAGRMTMIEEGSADIAGVLAGKTGMEVISSIPCYCDIQFSRKEFLTALVQPGHPFTKQVERLIEAMQIKV
- a CDS encoding ArsR/SmtB family transcription factor; its protein translation is MTDPDARRLLWFLFAGSRGGENRIKIIGLLKERPYNTNQLAEAMGLDYKAIQHHIHVLEKNNMVTRAGEKYGVLYFISPYLEHNIGAFDEVRAAIDKKMGSSSNKRSGKK
- a CDS encoding cytochrome c biogenesis CcdA family protein — its product is MVVETSVLVSALAGAGSFFSPCILPILPAFISYLSGTTLSEVQNQNRDQGQGQQASAAGGGSSSSSSVTLKRSTRLNIFLNTVYFVLGFSLVFAVLGVIFNSVLAGAGAGFQGTLQAAGGIVIIVFGAYLILSTKIAKLNFEKRMTNLPKFKTSYITSFVFGAAFASGWTPCVGPILGSTLALAATSPGAAYNSLLAYAIGLGVPFLITGAFFSQATGVIRRMVRHLKYFNLIMGGVLILLGILVFTNQLAAIANFPLADQIINLERGI
- a CDS encoding redoxin domain-containing protein, whose amino-acid sequence is MNRDSASALAVGVAVVVLIAGFGFYFNSPELNSKASAGPGEIIPAGTANIAKTHADKSQFKQAPELAGISNYINSQPFKLADLKGKVVLVDFWTYSCINCIRTIPYLNAWYEKYADHGLVIVGVSTPEFDFEKNPENVQAAVEKFGIKYPVVQDNDRGTWNAYQNRYWPHKFLVDDEGFVRYDHIGEGSYEETEQVIQSLLQERAANLGQNATINASSSSTTTTPVKPEGAQSVDFGRINTPELYFGYKFARANLGNPEGFDPGKVVKYTLPDDVDDIQPNIIYLSGDWLNNPDSMELKSHTGRIVLEYSAKSVNIVAGGAGKAYVSEDGHAVGPDRGADVNENNIADISGQRLYNLATHGGYARHTLVIDVVGEGFTVYTFTFG